ATACCCCAACAAGGACACATGCCTGGAATAAGGGTTCGCAAGTCTGGGGTATGCCATGGTTCTATTCCACGATTCACAACAAATCGCTCATGAACATTTCCTGAGTGGAGTGTTCTGATGGGGTGGGGGATTTATTCCCATGTTTCAACTCTGTTATCTAGTTTGGACTAAAATGTTTAAGGCACCAAGCCCATACCCCATTTATTATCCATTTGAATATGCCAACCTGGGGATAACATGCCTTTCTATTTGTGGTGTATGGATTCACCGTGGGGTCTCAATACATACTGGATCCCCCCTTTGCAAGGGGCACAGATcccctgcccagcaggcagctcGTTGAGGGGCCCACCAGGACCttctctgccaagctgctttccagcaaggTGGCCCCCGCCTGTGCCAGGGCCTGGGCTTGTTCATCCCCAGGGGCCAGAGTTGGCACTTGTTGGACCTGATGAGGTTCCTGCTGGCCCCTTTCTCTAGCCCAGCTGGGTCCCCACCTCCCAGCACACCCACTGTGGTAccagacacccccaccccccattttgTGGGTGCCAGCAGTGCTCAATGCCAGACCATCCCCACTGGGTTCAGGCACTGAGGGtgaagcagccccagctgcgGGATGGATGGATGAGCTCCACAGATAGATCCATGGATAGAGGAAAGATTTAACATTTCAGATGAGGGGGCAGGCCAggggggtcccagccctgcaccccaccagctgctcactggcagggGAACCCACTGCTCTTGTGGGAGCAGCGCTGCCACCACGGGGCTTGCAGAAACGGACACAATGGAGCCGGCAGTGGCATCTCCACCAAGCCTTTGGGCAGCCCCACAGGTGGGAGCAGCCCTCCTGCAGGCACAGTCCTGCCCGGCACAGTCCTGAGGCTGCCTGCCCACGTGCCCTGCCCACGGGGACATGGTGCTGgggcctgggctctgctggggtgctgctgcccgGCCCCACGTGGATGGTGCTGCCCAGGCCCATGGAGCTGATTCTGTCTGGTGTCATGgggctcctcttcctcatccccaTTGGGCTCCTTCTGCCCACCTGCAcagggctgcttctgcttggcCCCGTGTCCTCCCCTTGGCCTTTGTCCCCATCTGCCATCTTCTCCATGTGCGCAtctgcccccagcagctccactcGAAGGACCTGGGGCCACCCTCtggcctccagcagccctggctagagctgctcctctttcctgctgctcctctttcctggcaggggggagggagacagctgtggggtggtggtgtgcatggtgtgtgtcCCACTACAGACCGCCTCTTGCCACTTGGCCATCATTACTTGCAGAAACTTTTGGTACTGCCTGGTCACTATACGGGTGTCCTGGACGATATGGATGAGCTCCCCAGTGAGGTTCTGTGTGACCATGGCCATGGCTgaggggctgccgggggtgGCTCCACATCGATGGGGCTCTACACACTGTCCCTGCCATCCAATGGGGAACTCCTCATGCTTTGGCATCCCTGCCACCCACAAGGAATTCCTCCTCTGGCAGCTCCAGGGAGAGGCCCTGGCCAAGGGCAATTCCCAGCTTCCCACTGGCACCCAGGTTGCCCTGATGGACCAGGAAGGTGCAGAGCCGGGTAGTGCCACTGGCTCTGCCATCACACCAGGCCAGTGGTGTGGGACACAGTAGAGGGAGCCCAGGTAGAACGGCCAGTGCATgacagggagggcagcagggcccGTGGGGACTGGTGCTCCCTTGGCAGAACATCTGCGCTCGCCCTGCAGTGGAGGacggggaagagagagaaggctgttgccctgcagtgctcatgCACATGTGCAAGCCCACGTGTGCAGGTCCAACTTCTGTTAGTGAGGACTGGCAGGTTTCTTGGACAGGCACTGGGAAGGCAGTCAGGTGTCGGGTGGCCTGAGGGTCctgacctcttcttcctcagccaaagTGCCGCGAGTCCCAGAATCACACAATGGTCGTTGTTGgagggaacctctggagattatcCAGTCCAAcgccctgcaaaagcaggctgtgctagagcaggttgcacaaaatcctgtgcaggtggtgctggaatgtctccagaggcctctctgggcagccggtgccagTGATCTtaagctggagtgctgtgcaagggtccctgtgctggtggggggcagtgcctgggctAGCTGCAACAtcaaggcactgcaaaggggCAAGGAGATGATGAGCACAAGCCCATGCcacgctccctgcctccccgcATGACAGTGCCTGTTGCCAGGTCCCTGATGGCTGTGGAGGccacctggcactgggcaccctcTACCCTGCAGTGCGCTGGAGCTGTCTTTGCCCTGGAGCTGTCTTAGGCTCGCGCTAGTCCACCCAGGTCCTGAGACCTTCCTTgcaccccagacccctctgcagagcctcaagCACTCAAAGGAAGCCCGCTGGACTGGGGGCCTGGTCCCTAGACTTGACCATTCCACTCGAGTCCCCGCGGCACTCCTCCATAGGTGTCTGTAATGCCCCAGAGCCTTCTGTTGCTCGACTAGCCAGACCTTGGGAGCCCTCCCGAGGCAGTCATGGTGACCCAGGCACTCTGTTTGTCCCCCCGTCCCTCAGGGAGCCCTGCAGGGTCCCTCTGGCCCCCTTAGCACCTCTGTACTCTGCATGGAAACCTTCCCGAGTGCATCATGGTGCAGGGACGTGGCAGTGCAGTAGAAGCAGATACTGTGGTGTCGCTGGGGTGCCCGGAGAACTACAAGGAGGTCAGAGCTGGGACCACCCATCCCATGCCCTCTCCTCGCTGCCCGTCAGTTCTACTTGGGAAAGACACCCTGGGTTCAGGCTTCTTGTTCCAGCTTTATTGAATTGCAGCCGTTCTCTGGAGAAAAGCCGCACCTCTGCCTGGCttagcagcaccagcagcacagtgatCGCAGGGTGCATCGTGACGTTTGCCGCACCCTTGGAGTGCTCAGGATGGAGGTGGTCTGAGCTGCCAGGGAACAGATGGAGGGTTCATTGTCTTCCTCCAAGGTCTGAAGGGCTGTGATGGAAAGAAACGGAGCAGAGATGAACTGCCGTGTCTGCGAAAACCACCGGGCATCCCCTCCAGCCCATGCTCCCTACTCACTGTGGCAGATCTCAGCCAGCTTCTCCTCCCTTTGGTCCTTCAGGAGCTGCCCAGCAAGCCCTAAGGACAGAGCTTCATCAGACCCGCCACTCCCCAGCatgctcccagcagcacagcccccagcgcagctggctgggctgcacgCCCTCCTCCCCCTCACCAGGCTGACCCCAGGGAAGAGCAGTAGCTGAGGCGGGTGGGACTGAGCAAGGCAGCCACCGAGCCCACCTGCATGGTCAAGGGTGGGAGAGAGAGGCCAAGGCCCTGCACGGGGCAGCCGAGGCTCTGGCAGACACCGGGCTGCTCCTTGCTGCCGGTGCAGTGGCGGgactggggctgggctgccaaaagtgggaccctgggggctGTGGCTCACCGATGAACCTGACGGCCGTTGCTCGCAAGGTGGCCTGAGCATCCTCCAGGTACGGCAGGCTCTGATTCAAGTACTCTTCGGTCCTGCGCCTGTCCCGCTGTAGCTGGAGAGAGCACAAGGGTATGGGCATGTCACACAGCCTCCCCAGCTGGCCGGAGCAGTCCCGCCTGCCAGCACCCGCCGCTGCCCAGAGCCCTCCCTCCCGCTGGGTGCGGGGAGAGGGGTGTGGAGAAGAGCCCTTGGAGCTCTCTTCTCGAGGACAGGGAACAAGGATGCAGCTCCAGGCTGTGGGCTgcgggctgcagcagggcaggtgagGCACAGCTGCAGAGCGCGCAGGGCAGACCCGTGGCGCAGCGCTCCTCCAGTGGTTGTCCTCACCAAGCACTCTGCAATCCTCCATGTCTGatggctctgcagcaggtgTTTGAGCTTTTTCCACTTgaggagctctgctgcagcGAGGAGGGCTTCCCTGGAGGcctgcagaacagcagaaactggGAGATGGCACCACGGCCTGGGGAAGGAGACCTGGCATctccctgccttttcctttcttcctggggTCATCCTGCCCTTAGGAAGCTGGGAGGTACCCTGGCCCAAACATCTCAGGTTTTCATCCCTACATCACTGCTTAGCTTTGGAATCTGTACCTTGGCCACGCTGTGGATTTGGTCACTCATGTGAAAGATGAGAGGGAGCAAGCCCATTTCCACTTTTGTCTTCATCTGCCTCTTGTTCTTCCTCACCACAGTCTTCATTAGGTCTCTGAAGAGGCTGATGGAGAGCTCTCTCACCTCGCCGAAGCCCTGGTAGAGAGAAGCAGAGTAGGACTTGCGTCCTTGTAGGTAGCTGTCCCCGACCAGCGCCTGGACACAAGGCTTGGGCTCCCCTATCAGCCTTACCGCAGCAAAGAGGGGCAGGAGCTTCTCCATCAGCTGGACAGCGATGGGGCTGGCCTTTGTCTTCAGGTGACCTATGACGTTTCGCGAGACCACCAGGGACTTCATCTTGATATTTGTGTTGCCGTCCTCCAGGACCTTCATCATGTCTGGCATGAAGACCTCCATTTTTCTTGCCTGCATGAAAGACAGAGCTTCTGTTTCCTGAAAAGGACTATGCCCAGCAagctccccaggcagccacCAGGCCCCACCATGGCCAGGAGGGCCTTTGGAGCAGTCACCCAACCTCCTGACTCCCAGCCAAGGCCAATCCACCAGCTTAtccgctgccccagcccctggctgccAATATGGCTCCCTTTGATGATGCCCTGCTCACCATCTCAGCTCTCTCTGACAGCGTCATGAGGCTCCTGAGCACCAATGAGAGCACTGCTGGGCTTGGATCCCTCAGAAACCTCAAGACTTTGTACATTGGAGAGAATTCCTCATCCTCCAAATCAGTGCAggtcagcagctgaaagaaagcCAGCGGTGAGTGACCAGAAGAGCCAGCATGACTCCCCACACCGCGCAGCTGTTCCCATCAGCAGCTGAGGACAAGAGCACTGGGGCTTCTTCTGGTAACTCACAGCCAAGCGAACGAAACAGGTGTCCTCCTGGTATGTGTAGAAGAGCCTGTTTTGCCGGTCCTGGAGTTTGATGAACAGCTCCTTCAGAACCTTCTCCAAGGTCTGGGCTGTGGAGAGCATCACCTCCCACAgtgccagggcagtgctgcaaGCCAGAGCGTTCTGTCAGCAGGGTGACCCCATCCCCAGTACTGTGGCCTGGGCCAGCCCTGCGTAACACAGACCCtcctccctgggcaggcaggagagggctgAGGTGCTGTGCTCCCCATGGGGTGGGACAGAGGGTGGTGGCGAGGCTCTGGGCTGGCTTTGGTGCTGGGGACGCGGCCAGCCCACCAGGGCTGGAATGGGTGCTGGGACGGGGGAAGGGCCCCGCTCCTCGGGGGTGTCCTGCGGTACTCCTTGGGTCTGGCAGCCAGAGAGTCTCCGGGTCCCTCTCACCACTAGGAGCAAGCCCTCCTGGCTGTCAGGACCGCTACCTGTCTCCTCGTGGAGCGATCTTCAGCAGCGTGGTGACAACGTCCCCAGGGCACTGGTTAGCCATCAGGAGCAGCAGTGACTCCATGCTACGCTGGCCTGACTCCATGGTCACGTATTCCCAGGATTCATAGATGCAGCTCATGATCTTTGGCACCTGGAGGGGACACAAGTGATGGTGGTGCTGCCACTGGAGGGCAGCCATTGCCCCAGCTGCCCTTGCCATCCCTCTCCTGCCTTAAGGTGGCTTCAGGTGCCTGAGACACCTGGCTTTGGGCgggaggcagggatggagggaggaaCAAGGCGGGCCAGGGCTGAAGGACAGGGTAATCCAGCCACAGGCCACTTACATCTGTCAGCCAGACGTGAGGGTCTGCCATGACCACGTCCATCACACTGCTGCCCAGCGGCTTTTTCTTGGCATTTAATTCTCTCAGGGTATCAATGATTGTGAGGACGATGTCTGTCCTCTCAGATGGTTGAAGGTATTTTGCAAAGGCCTAtggcaggaaggaagggagtGAAGAATGTCACGTTGAGTGCCCTGATGGTGCTGCTAAGCTGGACAGTGCGAGCAGCCCTGGTGAGAGatgcacagcagtgctggtaGCAGAGGCTGCAGTCACTGCATGGGGGAGGATGAGAAGAGAGGGCCCCCAGGGTGAGGGAGGAGGCTTGGGCTCTGGGGCACAGTGTGCTGGCCCTACAGAGAACCAGGGCCTGCTGTTGGCCAGGCGGAAAATGCTGCTTGGGCACTGGAGTGCAGCCCTCGCGTTGTCCCTGCTTGGGGACAGCAGAAACCCTGCTgagagcagggacagggaggcCATGCCAGCCCCGCTCATTTTGGATGCCTTCTCACACAAGAGCCCTGCTGATGCCACAGGCAAGGCACGGGGGCAGCTCCTTACCATGGCAAAGTCTCTGGCGGTGGGTGAACAGCACAAGGAGGTGGTCTCAGCTTCCCAAGCCGCTGGCAGCTGTGCATTCTCCTCTGACAGTGTCGTGCCTAAAGAGCAGGGCAAACACAGGAGAGTGCGTGAGACCCAGCTGCTTTGCCAGCAAGCTTACCAGCTCCTGAGAAGAGCTTTGATCTAGGAATGGCTGAGAAGGGAGGTGATGACCCACAGTgaaaggaggaggtggtggagaGAGATGTAAATGAAAGGGTGACCTGCCTCCCGTGTATTTATGCCAATGCTCCTGGCCTGGTCAACTCCAAGGACCTAGAGCTCTGCATGCAGTCCCACAGTTAAACTGTGGTTGGAGTAACAGTGACGTGGGGTACGGCTCGCATGGATGGAGTGCTGTGGGGCAGTGGTACAAGCTCTTCAAGGAAGAGGGGATGAGGAGTGGGGCTGCCTCCTGAGTGaaggagcagctcagctccaCGGGACGATCAGCTGTGTGGGACACAGCGTGGGTCAGGAGCAGGGGAGAGGCGGTGCTGGTGACATGGTGGTGCCTCCAGCAAGCACAGGAAGGGCCCGCCACAACGCGCAGGAAGACAAGCAGACGGCTCGATTGATGTCGTTGTGCAGGGGCGGGGGAGGCAGCCCACCACTGCTTCTCTTACGTTTTTGCTGGCGGGTGAataggaaaagggagaaaagggcaTCCAAAGCCACACGGCTggtcttttcttccccagatgACACGAGCAGGAGGAGACGTCCAAGCAGCTGCCCGAGGACTGGGATGAGGATCTCTCTGCAGGAGGCATGTCTGTCCTCATTTTGAGCAGCCTGGGTGAGGgaggcagaagagcagaaggGCTGAGGGCAGGCGCCTGGGGCCAGAGCCCCGGCCCCAAGAGCGTGGCCAGGGCTGGACCCAGGTGTGCCAGAGCTTTGCAGGACCATGCTGGCCGCGGCTCCCAAAGCAGCTAGCTGGGTGGCAGCCCCGCACAGGGAGAGCTGCCAGGCCTGGCCTCCCACCATGTTCCTTGGGCAGTCCCGTCCAACACAGGACTGGGGGCAAAGCTGGCTCCTGGCAAagagggggctggggagagaagcCCATGGGAAACAGAGGCACCAAGACCCCCACTTCAGCACAGAGGCTGGCAGAGCACCCAGACCTGTGCCCAGGCTTGCCCTGCAGGCGCCTCAaagctgccagctgtgctggcgCGCAGGGAATGGGAGGTGGCCTGGCTGGAGAGTACCTGGTCCTTCCATACCTCCAGCGAGGAATAGCTGGCCAGCAAATGGCTCAGCATCCTAATCCTGCCCACGGTCCTCTCAAGCACAGCTGGTCTCTCAGAGCTGGTGAAAGCCAACAGCACCTTggaagagaaaagctgctggtgtgCCTTGCAGCTCCAGGGCTGGACTTGCACAGTCCATCAATGCTTCCTCTGATCTGGGGCAAAGCCTGTAGTGGTGTTCCTGCCCCTAGGGTCCTTCACAGGCTTTGGACAAATGCCCCGAGCCTGCCTTGTGGCCAGGCAGGAAGGCAGATGCCACCCACTGCAGCCGCTGTGCTACAGAAGAGCCTGGTGGGTAGCCCCCGGTTACCCAAGGCAGGTGCGCACCCTCCCTGCCATGCTGTCTCTCTGCATGGCGCTGGCGTGGGGACCACCCACTCAGGAGTGGGCACCCCCTTCCCTCCAGGGTGAGGAATGGCCCCTGTGAAGCCCACTCTTGGCCCATGCCAGACCTGAAAGATACTCTGCAAGTTCTCCTTGCTGACTCTGGAGGCAGGAGAGCTGAGCACCATTGTCTCCAGCATGGTGTCCATGGCATTCAGGGTCTGCAGAGAGGACAAAGAGTTGTGGCAGCGATTCTACTGTTCCTCCACCCCCAGGAGACTGATCTGAACTCCCAGAGCCACGGCAGGAGTCCCACACGGCCTCGCAGTTTCCAGGAGAGACCCAGGGGCAGACAGTGTGCTGCCGACAGAGCAACCTGTGGCATTGGATGGGGCCAGGCCCACGGGAAGGGCACAAAGGGACGAGGGtgggaaagcaaaggcaagagcCTGCCCTGCCTCAGATCTCTGGTTGTATGGCAGCACAGGGTTATCAGGGAGCAGCCCAGAGGGACTGGGCGCTCCTGCAGGTCCCTGAAGTACCCAGCACGTACCCTGAAGTAGAGGGAAGTGTCCAGTCCCTCCATTTCCTCTGCTGGAGGAAGCCCCAAGACACTCAAGCAGCAGGCACGTagactgcttttctctttgcccTCCAGCACCGTCTGCACTGAGCtgcaaagagagagaggggCCAGTTGGACACCGATGCTGGGAGCAGTGCCTCGAGGCCTCGCGCGGGTGCACACAGGCCTCTGAGGAAGGGGTCCCCAGCAGGGATGGGTAGGTACCTCAATTCGGCGATGGCAAGCATGGCAAGTTGCCGCACTGCTGTGCGCAGCTGGTCCCTGGGCTCTTGTTCCACCAGCTCCTACAGAGCACAACCGAGATGGgacctggcagctgccagcacccagcaccaccagcccctTGCCGTGGCCAAGCATTGTCCTCACAGGGTGCCAGTGCCGGGGGTCCTTGCCCCCTTCCCTAGAGCCACCGGGTGTCCCCTCACCTTGACCTTCTCTGCCAGCTCGTATCCGTGGCAGAAGATATCCAGGCCCTGTGACAAGCCATGGTGCTTGGCGGttctgcacaggctgcagatGCTCTCAAGAAACTTCATCTCCTGGCCCTCCTCCTGGCAGCGGGGGGACAGAGAGACAAACGGGGAGTGTGAGAGGGGGACACacaggggcagcagcaccacagcactGGGGGTGCAGGagagctggcagaagcagctctgcccagcccgGCAGCAGAGCCCCTGTCTGCCGAGGCTGGCACAGCCACATTCGGAAGGGCCGTGGTTACCTTTTCTGGGCTGCTGGCAAAGGCTTGGATGAAGTCCACGCTTTGCTTCTCCTGTGTGTACACAGGCAACCAGCTGGCATCTAATAaagggggagagcagggagggctgTAGAGAGGCTGCGGgtggcaggagagcagaggaagatgTGCCCTGTGTCCAGCCCGTGCCCACTCCCCTGGCCCAGTCATCCCGTGTGTGTCAGGGCTGGAGGGTGCCTGGCAAATGGGCTGTGATGCTGGGGCACGGTGCGGTGGGGAAAGCCCCGGTGCCCAGGGCTGAGGAACTGGCTTGCAGACGGGCAGGAGAGgtccccatcccacagcaccgctgcctctggctgcctgtgccccaGGCCAGGAGCTGGGTCCCCCcctctgctctctccctccttgggacaggctgtgctggggccacTTCCAGCGCTGAGCAGCCCTGTCACCCAGGCAGCATCGTGTCCCCAAGCCATGGGACCCCTGCTGCCAGTGTGCCACGGAAAGATTATCATGGCATTGAGCATGGGGCGCTCGCTGgcctcagccctgcccaggccGAGAGGGCCCCTCACTCACCAGTCACCAGTGGCTGGACCACGCACACCTCGTGGGGCTCCGGTGGAgacctgctctcctggggagcCCCATCCTTCTCCCAGGCTACACTGGGGAATCTGGGGGATCTCCTCATCATCCTGCAGGACAGAAAGGGGTAGGTGTGGGGAAAAGGGAAGCTTTGGCGAGACGCCTGGGCGCCGTGGGGCTGCtgggtgcagcagggagagacGTGGGCTGTGCTCGGGGGCTCCTCGCCCGCTCCATGCTCCTGCCCTGTCCCGTTGCTGTCCTGATGGAAACCGTGGGCTGGGGCCACGGCCGTGGTGAGTACATGCACTGCAGTGTGGTGTCACCAGATGAGGTCACAAAGACCTCACTGTGACCCACTGGCCCAGGAGGGAGGGGCCCGGAGCCCCCgggggggggcatggggctGGTTCAGCCGTGGGCACCTGGGTGCTCTCGGGGTGCCTCCAGGCCCCTCTTTGACCTCCAGTGTATCCCAGAGCCCCTTGCTCAGACGCCCCGGCATGCCCGCCaggaaaaggcctttgagatcaccaagtCTAACCATTAACTTGATGgtctgccaagtccatcactcAAGCATGGCCCTAAGCACTACATCTAGGTgggtttttaaacacctccagggatggtgtttccaccacctccctgtgcagcctgttccaatgcttgaccaaccagtcagtgaagacatttttcctaacatccaatctaaacctcccctggcataccttgaggccatttcctcttgtcctattgcttgttacctgggagaagagaccaaaccAACCCCCACCGgcctgcagcctcctttcaggtagctgtagagagtcTGAAGGTccaccctcagcctcctcttctgcaggctaaacaccgccagctccctcagccgctccccatcagacttgtgcttgattcaccagcttcactgcccgTCTTCGggcacgctccagcacctcggCGCCTTCCCTGTAGTGAGTGGCTCAAAACGGAACACAGCGCTTGAGGTGcggccttggcagtgctgagtacaggaagacaatcactgccctggtcctgctggccacacttttTCGACACACActgg
The window above is part of the Falco biarmicus isolate bFalBia1 chromosome 16, bFalBia1.pri, whole genome shotgun sequence genome. Proteins encoded here:
- the LOC130159627 gene encoding maestro heat-like repeat family member 5 — protein: MEGLDTSLYFRTLNAMDTMLETMVLSSPASRVSKENLQSIFQVLLAFTSSERPAVLERTVGRIRMLSHLLASYSSLEAAQNEDRHASCREILIPVLGQLLGRLLLLVSSGEEKTSRVALDALFSLFLFTRQQKRTTLSEENAQLPAAWEAETTSLCCSPTARDFAMAFAKYLQPSERTDIVLTIIDTLRELNAKKKPLGSSVMDVVMADPHVWLTDVPKIMSCIYESWEYVTMESGQRSMESLLLLMANQCPGDVVTTLLKIAPRGDSTALALWEVMLSTAQTLEKVLKELFIKLQDRQNRLFYTYQEDTCFVRLALLTCTDLEDEEFSPMYKVLRFLRDPSPAVLSLVLRSLMTLSERAEMARKMEVFMPDMMKVLEDGNTNIKMKSLVVSRNVIGHLKTKASPIAVQLMEKLLPLFAAGFGEVRELSISLFRDLMKTVVRKNKRQMKTKVEMGLLPLIFHMSDQIHSVAKASREALLAAAELLKWKKLKHLLQSHQTWRIAECLLQRDRRRTEEYLNQSLPYLEDAQATLRATAVRFIGLAGQLLKDQREEKLAEICHTLQTLEEDNEPSICSLAAQTTSILSTPRVRQTSRCTLRSLCCWCC